The genome window aaaaatatcgatataaatatatcagtttttgtaaaaatatcgatatattgatattttgatatattatcaACAAGCCTACTGCATTATCAAAcaattatattctttttaacaGAAGAGcagattaattataatatataattattttcgacatGCAAAACATAATTTGTGTTGACGATTTCCAGACTGTTGGACGGCCAAATAAGATCACAATACCTTAAGGTACGGTGGCAGCATAACACAAAAACAGAATAGTTACAGTCTCACAGTAGCTCATTTCAAGTCGcattttaattggaatttGTTTATGCTGATTATTCGCAATGGACCGATATGCGGTGAGCTCGTTGGTAGGCCAAGGCTCATTTGGCTGTGTGTATAAAGCACAGCGGCGTGGTGATGACAAAGTGGTTGCCATCAAAGTCATATCAAAGGtgtgtttaattaattcatataaTATCCAAATGTAATAGGTTGCTGATAATAAGCCATTTATTTGCAGCGTGGGCGATCGAATCGTGaacttaaaaatttgagaCGAGAATGCGACATCCAGGCGCGCTTAAAGCATCCACATGTGATTGAAATGGTCGAATCCTTCGAGTCCAAGTTCGATTTATTTGTGGTTACAGAGTTTGCAGTTATGGATTTACATCGATACTTATCGTTTAATGGTGCTATGCCTGAGGAGCATGCACAGCGAGTTGTCTGCCATTTGGTCTCGGCACTGTATTATCTGCACTCGAATCGCATACTTCATCGTGATCTAAAGCCGCAAAACGTGcttttagataaaaatatgCACGCGAAGCTTTGTGATTTTGGGCTGGCTCGCAACATGACAATGGGCACTCATGTATTGACATCTATTAAGGGAACCCCACTTTATATGGCACCCGAGTTACTTGCCGAACAGCCGTATGATCATCAGGCGGATATGTGGTCACTGGGATGCATTGCGTATGAAAGCATGGCATCGCAGCCGCCATTCTGTGCCACGTCCATACTTCATTTGGTGAAGTTGATCAAACACGAGGAGGTCAAATGGCCAAGTACACTCAGTAGCGATTGTCGCTCCTTTTTGCAGGGTCTGCTCGAAAAGGATCCCAGCATGCGAATCTCCTGGACGCAGCTGCTGTGTCATCCATTTGTTGAGGGCAAACTCTACATAGCCGAAGTGCAGGCAGCCCAAAGCTCACCATTCATAAATCCCCAGCTAGCCAAGGACATCAAAAAGGCACATCATTCAAGGTGTGTTTACAAACATACAATGTACAATATATTAGATTTCTTAACTGAACATGATTTGTTTGCAGCCATATAGGTGCAGAATTAGGTGATGTTCTGGCCGCGCTTAAACTGAGCGATGTAATCAATGAAAACTTGACAACCTCTCGGGACAGTATCAACGCAATTGCCCCCAGTGATATTGAGCAGCTTGAAACTGATATGGAGGATAATGTGCAACGAGTTGTTGTGCCATTTGCAGATGTCTCCTACAGGGAGATGCCAAACGTCCATGCAGTCAtagctgctgctactgctgacggtggtgttggtggtggtgatgTTATGCCACTAATTAATTCACAGACTTGCTTCGTTAGCGGAAACTCAAATATGATACTTAATCATCTTAACGACAATTTTCCAATCGAAATGCCTATCACAAGCGCAGCTAAATGTATGAAGTCTAAGCTGAAGAtgtcatttaatattaaacaatcTCGTAACAAGGATCTCGAGAAACGAAAACTCAGCCAAAATTTGGATAACTTCTCATTGCGGCTGGGCCAAAGCATTGACTCAGAGACTCAGCGAAAAACCACTGAGATGCTAACACAGCaatcgcattcgcattcacaaCAGCTACAAGATAAGAGGTCTCAACAGCTAAAGCAATCAATACATTCCAACAACGATGAGAAACTCAGCAGCGAGTAAGTCTCGTATATTGCATAATTCAAATAATCGTGatctaatttttgttttggtatttatttatagtaacTCGCCTCCCTGTCTTTTGCCCGGGTGGGATAGTTGTGATGAATCCCAGAGTCCACCCATTGAAAACGACGAGTGGCTGGCGTTTTTGCATCGATCCATACAGGAGCTGCTTGACGGGGAATTTGATTCTCTTAAACAGCACAATTTAGTCAGTATTATTGTGGCGCCATTGCGCAACTCTAAGGCCATACCCAAAGTGTTGCAGAGCGTTGCACAGTTGCTTTCTCTACCCTTTGTACTGGACGAGCATTTGACAGCAGAGTCTATTAAAAGCGTTTATATTGATGTCAAGCTGGTACCTAATCTTATGTACGCCTGCAAACTACTTCTTTCGCAGCGACAGCTGACGGATTCGGCTGCATCGTTGCCAACGGCTACCGGAGTATCGATAAGTCGAACGCTACGCAGTGTTTCCGACTTGAATACTGAGGAGATGAGTACTGCATGCAGTCTGTACGAGCTGGTTTGCCATTTGgtgcatcagcagcaacagttccTTAGTCAATTCTGCGATGCTATGGCAATACTCGCAGTCAACGATATGTTTATCAATTTTCTTACACATGGTAAGTGGATAACTGACAGCAATAATATTCAAACTTTTTAATCtgtcttttatattttagattttaggGACAACAATGCGGTTCGTCTGACAAGCTGTATGTTAGCTCTTTTCTGTTGCGTATTGCGTGAGCTACCAGAGAATGCTGAGCTTATAGAAAAGATTGTATTTGATCCGCGTCTGCGATTCAGTACTCTGCTGCAGAGTCGTCACGAGCTCTTGCGTCAGCGTGCTTGTCAGATGCTATTACTATTAGCGCGCTTCAGTCTACGTGGCGTCCAGTGTATCTGGAATGGAGAGCTAAAGAGTGCTTTACAAGCACTGGCGGATCAGCAAACATGTCAATTGACGCGCTTTGAGGCCTCCCAGACATTGGATGAGCTCAGCCAATTTAGCTTCTTTGTTGCCTAGACAACTGCTTAtactttattaaatgttatttgatttgttcaaatgtaaattataattgttgtcTAGCCAAACAAATCCTGCAGATTACCCTGAAAGTAATCAATCAGCTCATTTAGAT of Drosophila innubila isolate TH190305 chromosome X, UK_Dinn_1.0, whole genome shotgun sequence contains these proteins:
- the LOC117793444 gene encoding serine/threonine-protein kinase fused translates to MDRYAVSSLVGQGSFGCVYKAQRRGDDKVVAIKVISKRGRSNRELKNLRRECDIQARLKHPHVIEMVESFESKFDLFVVTEFAVMDLHRYLSFNGAMPEEHAQRVVCHLVSALYYLHSNRILHRDLKPQNVLLDKNMHAKLCDFGLARNMTMGTHVLTSIKGTPLYMAPELLAEQPYDHQADMWSLGCIAYESMASQPPFCATSILHLVKLIKHEEVKWPSTLSSDCRSFLQGLLEKDPSMRISWTQLLCHPFVEGKLYIAEVQAAQSSPFINPQLAKDIKKAHHSSHIGAELGDVLAALKLSDVINENLTTSRDSINAIAPSDIEQLETDMEDNVQRVVVPFADVSYREMPNVHAVIAAATADGGVGGGDVMPLINSQTCFVSGNSNMILNHLNDNFPIEMPITSAAKCMKSKLKMSFNIKQSRNKDLEKRKLSQNLDNFSLRLGQSIDSETQRKTTEMLTQQSHSHSQQLQDKRSQQLKQSIHSNNDEKLSSDNSPPCLLPGWDSCDESQSPPIENDEWLAFLHRSIQELLDGEFDSLKQHNLVSIIVAPLRNSKAIPKVLQSVAQLLSLPFVLDEHLTAESIKSVYIDVKLVPNLMYACKLLLSQRQLTDSAASLPTATGVSISRTLRSVSDLNTEEMSTACSLYELVCHLVHQQQQFLSQFCDAMAILAVNDMFINFLTHDFRDNNAVRLTSCMLALFCCVLRELPENAELIEKIVFDPRLRFSTLLQSRHELLRQRACQMLLLLARFSLRGVQCIWNGELKSALQALADQQTCQLTRFEASQTLDELSQFSFFVA